The proteins below come from a single Halothiobacillus neapolitanus c2 genomic window:
- a CDS encoding CIA30 family protein, whose translation MTASLMHAPLFRADDPQTTNRWRTADDRVMGGESVAHMDWQHSGMEQGVCLRGDVSLANRGGFIQIKWPVTAGDLVNIDGYTGLYIHAMGNGEAYNLHLRTRWLWLPWQSYRQTFHAEPQPRYHYFPFDAFEPYKTDTPFAPRQLKTIAVVAIGRAFTADVCVREMGFYSRLGDTTD comes from the coding sequence ATGACCGCATCACTGATGCACGCGCCTCTGTTTCGAGCGGACGATCCGCAGACGACAAATCGCTGGCGAACTGCCGATGACCGCGTAATGGGTGGCGAATCGGTGGCACATATGGATTGGCAGCACTCCGGAATGGAGCAGGGCGTGTGTTTGCGCGGTGATGTGTCGCTTGCCAATCGAGGCGGTTTCATCCAAATCAAGTGGCCTGTGACGGCTGGTGACCTTGTAAACATCGATGGCTATACCGGTTTGTATATCCACGCCATGGGCAATGGCGAAGCCTACAACCTGCATCTGCGCACCCGCTGGCTCTGGCTGCCTTGGCAGTCTTATCGCCAGACATTCCATGCGGAGCCTCAACCGCGCTACCACTATTTTCCGTTCGATGCGTTCGAGCCCTACAAAACAGACACACCGTTCGCGCCCCGCCAGCTCAAAACAATTGCCGTAGTCGCCATCGGCCGCGCGTTCACGGCGGATGTCTGCGTGCGCGAAATGGGGTTTTACTCGCGCCTTGGCGATACGACGGATTAG
- a CDS encoding MipA/OmpV family protein, whose amino-acid sequence MNTSTHKRKGLLASVLLTLPAMTEAAPVELPRADIKSGWSVSVGAAAVVTPVYSGSDTYTTSIFPDLRIRYGDRFFASIPEGIGYNLVQTPHWRAGPVIKLRFSRNEDTGGSPFLISGKSDALKGMGDISAAGEAGGYVEYRQANWSGRAEVRQGFGGHTGVLGDLSLNYFNRVGPVRYAVGPRATLASAEFINTYYGVSAAQSTTTRYQPYTAAGGLVSVGVGASAFLPLSRSWQVGVAASYDHLGSQVSDSPLVQSANQMTVIGSLSYRF is encoded by the coding sequence ATGAATACATCAACACATAAACGAAAGGGTTTGCTCGCTTCGGTCCTTTTGACCCTGCCCGCGATGACCGAGGCTGCCCCCGTCGAACTGCCACGAGCAGACATCAAGTCGGGTTGGTCGGTTAGTGTCGGGGCGGCCGCGGTGGTTACCCCGGTCTATTCGGGATCGGACACCTACACAACTTCTATTTTCCCCGATCTGCGTATCCGTTACGGTGACCGTTTTTTTGCCTCCATCCCGGAAGGCATTGGTTACAACTTGGTGCAAACACCCCACTGGCGCGCCGGTCCTGTGATTAAGCTGCGCTTCAGTCGCAATGAGGATACCGGTGGATCGCCTTTTTTGATCTCGGGCAAGAGTGATGCCCTTAAAGGAATGGGCGATATTTCTGCCGCTGGCGAGGCCGGTGGTTATGTTGAGTATCGCCAGGCGAATTGGAGTGGTCGAGCCGAGGTGCGCCAGGGCTTCGGTGGACATACCGGTGTGCTCGGAGATTTGAGCCTGAATTATTTCAACCGGGTCGGACCGGTTCGCTACGCGGTTGGCCCCAGGGCTACACTGGCATCGGCCGAATTCATCAATACGTACTACGGCGTCTCGGCAGCTCAATCCACGACGACGCGTTATCAGCCCTACACGGCGGCCGGTGGTCTGGTCTCGGTGGGTGTAGGTGCCAGCGCCTTCCTGCCCTTATCCCGATCTTGGCAGGTGGGCGTGGCCGCAAGTTATGACCATCTGGGTTCACAAGTCAGTGACTCTCCGCTGGTTCAATCAGCCAACCAGATGACCGTGATCGGTTCATTGTCCTACCGGTTCTGA
- a CDS encoding efflux RND transporter periplasmic adaptor subunit has translation MVNAHLRSKIDIRPALTLLITASLMLGAGSAFAENGPGKKMPPPIVPIETVKTASVTIHQTFSGVTQAERQVDVRAQVSGILKTRAYVEGQKVDKGTPLFVIDDKPYVAALNEAIANQSSAEAALNAAQRNWNRIKTLYSKGVASVKERDDAQSALEMAQAAVKVAQAKKVAARINVDYTRINAPIAGIAGRRTVAVGNLVNVGDTLTQIEAIDPIQVILTTSADNPYADSPALKPDPDHPIPATLLFGAEGTKRLDGKLNYRAVSIDPNTNSITLRGIFPNPDQALQPNEFVRVNVAVDKLDAALVIPQTALTSGIRPGSHAVYTVDSQNKITLTPVELGPMSDQGQVIQSGLSAGQRIVTDGLVKLRPDIVVEPYKAGKEKTGKE, from the coding sequence ATGGTTAATGCCCACTTACGTTCAAAAATCGATATCCGCCCAGCCCTTACCCTGCTGATCACGGCCAGTTTGATGCTGGGCGCGGGGAGTGCTTTTGCCGAAAATGGCCCCGGTAAAAAAATGCCGCCGCCAATCGTGCCCATCGAAACGGTCAAAACGGCATCGGTGACGATCCATCAAACGTTCAGTGGCGTCACCCAGGCAGAACGACAGGTCGATGTGCGCGCTCAAGTGTCCGGGATTTTGAAAACCCGCGCTTACGTCGAGGGCCAGAAAGTAGACAAGGGCACGCCGTTGTTCGTCATCGACGATAAACCCTATGTGGCCGCCTTGAACGAGGCCATCGCAAATCAGTCTTCGGCAGAAGCCGCTCTGAACGCGGCCCAACGCAACTGGAATCGTATCAAGACGCTCTACAGCAAGGGTGTCGCCAGCGTCAAAGAGCGCGACGATGCCCAGTCGGCATTGGAGATGGCACAAGCAGCGGTCAAGGTGGCGCAGGCCAAAAAAGTGGCCGCCCGAATTAATGTCGACTACACCCGCATCAATGCACCGATTGCCGGAATCGCTGGCCGCCGCACGGTCGCCGTGGGAAATCTTGTCAACGTCGGTGACACGCTGACACAAATCGAAGCGATCGATCCGATTCAAGTCATCCTTACCACCTCTGCCGATAACCCCTACGCCGACAGCCCCGCACTCAAACCCGACCCGGACCACCCGATCCCGGCTACGCTTCTTTTTGGTGCCGAAGGCACCAAACGGTTGGATGGCAAGCTGAATTATCGTGCGGTCAGCATCGATCCCAATACCAACAGCATCACGCTACGGGGGATTTTCCCCAATCCCGATCAAGCGCTTCAACCCAATGAATTCGTTCGGGTGAACGTCGCGGTGGACAAGCTCGACGCGGCGCTGGTCATTCCGCAAACCGCACTCACCAGTGGCATTCGACCCGGCAGTCATGCGGTATACACCGTGGACAGTCAGAACAAAATCACCTTGACTCCGGTCGAGCTCGGCCCGATGAGCGACCAAGGGCAAGTGATCCAATCAGGGTTATCCGCAGGGCAGCGGATCGTGACCGACGGCCTGGTCAAATTACGTCCCGATATCGTGGTTGAACCCTATAAAGCCGGTAAAGAGAAAACCGGTAAAGAGTAA
- a CDS encoding efflux RND transporter permease subunit: MSTFFINRPIFATVLAVVITLAGAAAFTGLPVEQYPQIVPPDVQVTATYNGADAATIAESVAAPLEQRINGVDNMLYMSSSSSDAGTMALTVTFANGTDPDQATIDVNNRVQQALSQLPQEVRDQGVVVQKKSNAILMVITLLSEKGQFDTKFISNYALLNIIDELKRIKGVGDTQLFGAQDYSMRIWLDPAKLAHFKLTPTDVGNAIKAQSAQFAAGKFNDAPNDSRAGFTYTITADGRFTDVDQFRNIILRGNPDGGTLRLKDVARIELGSKFYGFNATFNGKPTVPIGVFLSPGANALETVAAIRDRMQELQARFPGDLAYKIPLDTTDFVRISIKEVLKTLLEAMVLVVLVIFVFLQKPRATLIPLIAIPVALIGALAGLFLSGMSINLLTLFGFVLAIGIVVDDAIIVIENVERLMREEMLNARDAAIKAMHQVTGPIIATTLVLLAVFIPVAFIPGLTGEMYRQFAIAISISVVLSAVVALTLTPAMTAVLLKKHEDKPPALPFRVFNRGFSSLTNAYMGLVHFFLRAWPVGLMLFAGVIIAAFFLFRQSPTGLIPNEDQGFFISIIKLAPGASLDRTSTVRNELSDIITRDPNVFSTVAFAGRDLLADTARPNAGVAFTRLNPWDERPLASQSVQAIAKKITGEARHIPQGQVFSFVPPAIRGISTTGGFELYLQNRGNGGLDALNTAAKNLIAAANKRPELAGVRTTFEFNIPQYRAVVDRDKAYSLGVPVKDIFTAMQSTFGMGYINDFTLFGRNFQVNQAADTPYRVSPDDLRQVYVRSANDGLIPLSSLVTLHQTSGPDVVNRFNIFPSVKILGNPAPGYSSGQALKAMQEVAANTLSRNFQLGWIGAAYQELSAGKSGAIALGLGIIMVFLILAALYERWTLPLAVITAIPFAVLGALLANWMRGLDIDVYFQVGLLVLIAMSAKNAILIVEFAAKIHAEGKTIAEAAVAAARIRFRPVIMTSMAFILGVLPLALASGAGEGARHALGTGIVGGMIFATYIAVLFIPMFFELTQTLSEKVSRRKKPQAAKTQETPTDESA, translated from the coding sequence ATTTCGACCTTTTTCATCAATAGGCCCATTTTCGCCACCGTGCTCGCAGTGGTGATCACGCTTGCTGGCGCAGCGGCCTTCACCGGGCTGCCGGTTGAGCAATATCCCCAGATTGTGCCGCCCGACGTTCAGGTAACGGCCACCTACAACGGGGCCGATGCCGCCACCATTGCCGAATCGGTCGCCGCGCCCCTGGAACAGCGCATCAATGGCGTGGACAACATGTTGTACATGTCTTCGAGCAGCTCCGATGCGGGCACGATGGCACTCACCGTCACCTTCGCCAATGGCACGGACCCCGATCAGGCCACCATCGATGTCAACAATCGCGTGCAGCAAGCCTTGTCGCAGTTGCCGCAGGAAGTGCGTGATCAGGGCGTGGTGGTGCAGAAAAAGAGCAATGCGATCCTGATGGTCATCACCCTGCTCTCGGAGAAGGGACAGTTCGATACCAAGTTCATTTCCAACTATGCGCTGCTGAACATCATCGATGAACTCAAGCGCATCAAAGGGGTGGGCGATACCCAATTGTTCGGCGCACAGGATTACTCCATGCGCATCTGGCTCGACCCAGCCAAACTGGCCCATTTCAAGCTGACACCGACCGATGTCGGCAATGCCATCAAAGCGCAGAGCGCCCAGTTTGCCGCGGGCAAATTTAACGATGCGCCGAATGATTCGCGCGCTGGATTTACCTACACCATCACCGCCGACGGCCGGTTCACCGATGTGGACCAGTTCCGCAACATCATCCTGCGAGGCAATCCCGACGGCGGCACATTGCGACTGAAGGATGTGGCGCGCATTGAATTGGGTTCGAAGTTTTACGGCTTCAATGCCACCTTCAATGGCAAGCCGACCGTGCCGATCGGCGTGTTCCTCTCACCCGGCGCCAATGCCCTGGAAACCGTCGCAGCCATCCGCGACCGGATGCAAGAACTTCAGGCTCGCTTCCCGGGCGACCTCGCCTACAAAATTCCGCTGGATACCACCGACTTTGTACGCATTTCCATCAAAGAGGTGCTCAAGACGCTGCTTGAGGCGATGGTTTTGGTCGTATTGGTCATTTTCGTCTTCCTACAAAAGCCTCGGGCGACCCTGATTCCGCTGATCGCCATCCCCGTCGCTCTTATCGGGGCACTGGCGGGTTTATTCCTTTCGGGCATGTCGATCAATCTGTTGACGCTCTTCGGCTTTGTGCTGGCCATCGGTATCGTGGTCGATGATGCAATCATCGTGATCGAGAACGTGGAGCGTTTGATGCGCGAGGAGATGCTCAACGCTCGGGATGCTGCCATCAAGGCCATGCATCAGGTCACCGGCCCGATTATCGCGACCACGCTGGTACTCTTGGCCGTGTTCATTCCGGTGGCGTTCATTCCGGGGCTCACGGGCGAAATGTATCGTCAGTTCGCGATTGCCATATCGATCTCGGTGGTGCTGTCCGCCGTCGTGGCGCTGACGTTGACCCCGGCCATGACCGCCGTGCTTCTCAAAAAACATGAAGATAAACCGCCTGCCCTGCCCTTTCGTGTGTTCAACCGTGGTTTCAGCAGCCTGACGAATGCGTACATGGGTCTCGTACATTTCTTTCTCAGGGCCTGGCCAGTGGGCTTGATGCTGTTTGCCGGCGTGATCATTGCCGCATTTTTCCTGTTCCGGCAATCGCCGACGGGCTTGATCCCGAATGAAGATCAAGGGTTCTTCATCTCGATCATCAAGTTGGCACCGGGCGCCAGTCTCGATCGCACCAGCACCGTGCGCAATGAACTGAGCGACATCATCACCCGCGATCCGAACGTCTTTTCTACCGTCGCTTTTGCGGGACGGGATTTACTGGCCGACACGGCGCGGCCCAATGCGGGCGTCGCCTTCACGCGCTTAAATCCCTGGGATGAACGCCCCTTAGCCAGCCAGAGCGTTCAGGCCATTGCGAAGAAAATCACCGGCGAAGCGCGGCATATTCCGCAGGGGCAGGTATTCTCGTTCGTTCCGCCCGCTATCCGTGGCATTTCCACCACCGGCGGCTTCGAACTGTACCTGCAAAACAGGGGCAACGGTGGCCTGGATGCCTTGAATACCGCCGCAAAAAACCTGATTGCCGCAGCCAATAAACGACCGGAACTGGCCGGGGTGCGCACGACCTTCGAATTCAATATTCCGCAGTATCGAGCGGTGGTGGATCGGGATAAAGCCTATTCTCTCGGCGTGCCAGTCAAGGATATTTTCACGGCGATGCAATCGACTTTCGGCATGGGCTACATCAACGATTTCACCCTGTTCGGGCGCAACTTTCAGGTCAATCAAGCTGCGGACACGCCCTATCGCGTGTCGCCGGACGATCTGCGACAGGTCTATGTTCGCAGTGCAAATGACGGGCTCATTCCGCTGAGCTCACTGGTCACACTGCACCAGACCAGCGGGCCGGATGTCGTCAATCGTTTCAATATCTTCCCGTCCGTGAAAATTCTGGGCAACCCTGCACCGGGCTATTCATCCGGTCAGGCGCTCAAAGCCATGCAGGAAGTGGCTGCAAACACGCTATCGCGCAATTTCCAACTGGGCTGGATCGGGGCGGCGTATCAAGAACTGTCCGCGGGCAAATCCGGGGCCATCGCGCTGGGGCTGGGCATTATCATGGTGTTTTTGATTCTGGCCGCCCTGTACGAACGCTGGACGCTCCCGCTGGCGGTCATCACCGCCATCCCCTTTGCCGTGTTGGGCGCACTGCTGGCGAACTGGATGCGCGGCCTCGATATTGATGTGTACTTTCAAGTCGGCCTGCTGGTCTTGATTGCCATGTCGGCCAAGAACGCGATTTTGATCGTCGAATTTGCCGCCAAAATCCATGCCGAAGGAAAAACGATTGCCGAAGCCGCCGTGGCGGCCGCCCGCATCCGGTTCCGCCCGGTAATCATGACCTCGATGGCGTTTATACTGGGCGTGTTGCCACTGGCATTGGCCAGCGGTGCGGGTGAAGGAGCCAGACATGCGCTGGGTACCGGCATCGTCGGCGGCATGATCTTCGCCACCTACATCGCTGTCCTGTTCATCCCGATGTTTTTCGAACTCACGCAAACCCTCAGTGAAAAGGTCAGTCGGCGTAAAAAACCTCAAGCTGCCAAAACTCAAGAGACACCCACAGACGAATCAGCATGA
- a CDS encoding DNA-3-methyladenine glycosylase I → MTERLDELVLCADGRRRCAWCASAPEFPDYHDNEWGFPVDDDIRLFEKICLEGFQSGLSWRTILVKRPAFRDAFVDFDFHRLAEFTEVNVGELMNNKGIVRHRGKIEAVINNAKRAIEMLQNHGSLSAFFWRYEPDPSQFHEPQMVTTCPEAIALSKDLKKLGWKFVGPTTLFAFMQAMGMVNDHVHGCISRFAVEQARQDFKRPG, encoded by the coding sequence ATGACGGAGCGTTTGGATGAGCTTGTCTTGTGTGCCGATGGTCGACGACGTTGTGCTTGGTGTGCTTCTGCGCCTGAGTTCCCGGATTATCACGATAATGAATGGGGTTTCCCTGTCGACGACGACATTCGGTTATTCGAAAAGATCTGTCTGGAAGGTTTCCAGTCGGGTTTGAGCTGGCGCACGATCCTCGTGAAACGGCCGGCATTTCGAGACGCGTTCGTTGATTTCGATTTTCATCGCCTTGCTGAGTTCACAGAAGTGAATGTTGGCGAGCTAATGAATAATAAAGGCATTGTGCGACACCGGGGCAAGATCGAAGCCGTGATCAATAACGCAAAGCGTGCAATTGAAATGCTGCAAAACCACGGCTCATTGTCTGCTTTTTTCTGGCGTTATGAACCCGATCCGAGCCAATTCCATGAACCGCAAATGGTGACGACTTGCCCTGAAGCCATTGCCTTATCAAAGGATCTTAAGAAACTTGGCTGGAAGTTCGTCGGTCCGACGACCCTGTTCGCTTTCATGCAGGCAATGGGGATGGTCAATGACCATGTGCATGGTTGTATCAGCCGATTTGCCGTGGAACAGGCGCGTCAGGACTTCAAGCGTCCTGGCTGA
- a CDS encoding DUF6088 family protein: MNTTTKTAELIRERIEAMPIGEPFTPTAFLECGTRASVDQTLSRLVKAGSIERVTRGVFVRPEVSRFVGKVMPEPLKVAETVAKTTGAVVQIHGAEAARRLELTTQVPTQSVFVTSGPSKRIRVGKMEIRLQHVCQRKLALAGRPAGLALAAMWYLGKKEVTPALVEKIRRKLGSSEFEVLKSATSSMPAWMSDAIFRNERMAAHA, translated from the coding sequence ATGAACACGACGACCAAGACCGCCGAGCTGATTCGCGAGCGCATCGAGGCGATGCCGATTGGGGAGCCTTTCACCCCGACGGCATTCCTTGAGTGCGGCACGCGTGCGTCCGTCGATCAGACTCTGTCGCGCCTCGTCAAGGCAGGGTCGATCGAGCGAGTGACGCGCGGCGTCTTTGTGCGTCCTGAGGTCAGCCGTTTCGTCGGCAAGGTGATGCCTGAACCGCTGAAGGTGGCCGAGACCGTTGCCAAGACCACTGGGGCGGTTGTCCAGATTCACGGTGCCGAAGCTGCGCGTCGGCTCGAACTGACCACTCAGGTTCCAACCCAATCTGTATTCGTGACATCGGGCCCGTCAAAGCGCATCCGCGTGGGCAAGATGGAGATCCGACTGCAGCACGTCTGTCAGCGCAAGCTGGCCCTAGCCGGCCGACCTGCGGGGCTCGCGCTTGCGGCAATGTGGTACCTCGGCAAAAAGGAAGTGACTCCAGCTCTCGTCGAGAAGATTCGGCGCAAGCTGGGATCGAGCGAGTTCGAGGTGCTGAAGTCAGCCACCAGCTCAATGCCTGCGTGGATGAGCGACGCCATCTTCCGAAACGAGCGGATGGCAGCTCATGCCTGA
- a CDS encoding nucleotidyl transferase AbiEii/AbiGii toxin family protein — MPESFLHLEREEQSQIYRALAPQLARSPVVLEKDVWVCWVLQTLFTMPDRLPMAFKGGTSLSKVFGAIARFSEDVDITLDYRGLDGTFDPFAEGVSRNRLKKFSEDLKSFVRDHAHGVVEPHFQKMLATEFSADAFRLEISDDGEQLRVHYPTVLEKSGDYVGNSVLIEFGGRNITEPNEEHVVRPDVAEHVAELEFPQPTVSVLSPARTFWEKATLMHVECQREEFRTGAERLSRHWYDLAMLADIEHGQAAVVDRALLADVVKHKKIFYNASYANYDACLAGQLKLIPEDTALAALRDDFQRMIGAGMFIGEPPAFDAIVDRLRALETAINGCSNG; from the coding sequence ATGCCTGAGTCCTTCCTGCATCTCGAACGAGAAGAGCAGTCCCAAATTTACCGGGCGCTTGCTCCGCAACTTGCACGCTCACCTGTTGTACTGGAAAAAGATGTATGGGTCTGCTGGGTGCTACAGACCCTGTTCACCATGCCCGATCGACTTCCGATGGCCTTCAAGGGCGGCACCTCACTATCCAAAGTTTTCGGAGCCATCGCACGCTTCTCCGAGGACGTAGACATCACCCTCGACTATCGAGGACTGGACGGAACCTTCGACCCATTTGCCGAAGGGGTCTCTCGCAATCGGCTGAAGAAGTTCAGCGAGGATCTCAAGTCCTTCGTACGCGACCATGCTCACGGTGTAGTGGAGCCGCACTTCCAGAAGATGCTGGCCACCGAGTTCAGCGCCGACGCATTCCGTCTTGAAATCAGCGATGACGGCGAGCAGTTGCGAGTGCACTACCCGACCGTGCTGGAGAAATCCGGAGACTACGTCGGTAACAGCGTCCTGATCGAGTTCGGTGGCCGCAACATCACCGAGCCGAATGAGGAGCATGTGGTGCGGCCCGACGTTGCGGAACATGTCGCTGAACTCGAATTCCCGCAGCCGACGGTCAGTGTGCTGTCCCCAGCACGTACCTTCTGGGAGAAGGCGACGTTGATGCACGTCGAATGTCAGCGCGAAGAGTTCCGCACAGGCGCCGAACGTCTGTCACGCCATTGGTACGACTTGGCGATGTTGGCCGACATTGAACATGGGCAAGCCGCTGTGGTCGATCGCGCTCTGCTTGCAGACGTCGTCAAACACAAGAAGATCTTCTACAACGCGAGCTACGCCAACTACGACGCATGCCTGGCCGGGCAGCTCAAACTGATTCCGGAAGACACCGCACTAGCCGCGTTGCGCGATGACTTCCAGCGCATGATCGGTGCCGGCATGTTCATCGGCGAGCCTCCCGCCTTCGATGCCATCGTCGATCGCCTGCGCGCGCTGGAAACAGCGATCAATGGGTGCAGCAATGGTTGA
- a CDS encoding phage exclusion protein Lit family protein, which translates to MGAAMVEAGVAVKALLQGAAPERKQEIKDLWNHYAPKVCVVEDARGVNISAGKGRIQFDHKTLKAIWLLGFNGWRSIETYSPAIILAGITDGAIEDILCADDELAAFEMDYRSRANSARSIIEEKSSVHTTWPQDVPRPEADRETLGSHQEMVAFDLVCLATAYVFLHELRHVKFLCDGDCPADRREEEIACDVWARSFLTDKVESYAQSVGQAFSRVLDKRSMGIALGAMILHEITPESARWGTAEYPPITTRIQAMISGSTLAKESHFWLFTACLLVGIFRQAHRQLPMYAPSTHELVEQLITDLQP; encoded by the coding sequence ATGGGTGCAGCAATGGTTGAAGCAGGCGTCGCTGTTAAAGCTCTGCTGCAAGGCGCCGCACCCGAGCGCAAACAAGAAATTAAGGACCTATGGAATCACTATGCACCCAAGGTCTGCGTAGTCGAAGACGCTCGAGGCGTGAACATCAGCGCCGGCAAGGGTCGCATCCAGTTTGACCACAAGACACTCAAAGCAATCTGGCTGCTTGGCTTCAACGGCTGGAGATCGATCGAGACCTACTCTCCAGCGATCATTCTGGCCGGCATCACTGACGGGGCCATTGAAGACATACTGTGCGCCGATGACGAGCTTGCTGCTTTCGAGATGGATTACAGGTCTCGTGCAAATTCAGCTCGATCAATCATCGAAGAGAAAAGTTCGGTTCACACCACCTGGCCGCAAGATGTGCCGCGTCCTGAAGCCGATAGAGAAACACTCGGCAGCCATCAAGAAATGGTGGCCTTCGATCTGGTCTGTCTGGCGACCGCCTACGTCTTTCTTCATGAGTTGCGGCACGTGAAATTTCTCTGCGACGGCGACTGCCCCGCCGATCGGCGTGAAGAAGAAATTGCGTGCGATGTCTGGGCGCGGTCATTTCTTACCGACAAGGTTGAAAGTTATGCCCAGTCTGTTGGCCAGGCTTTCAGCAGGGTGCTGGATAAGCGATCAATGGGGATCGCCCTCGGTGCAATGATCTTGCACGAAATAACCCCGGAAAGCGCTCGGTGGGGAACAGCGGAATATCCGCCCATTACAACGCGCATCCAGGCAATGATATCCGGTAGCACGCTCGCCAAAGAGTCGCACTTCTGGCTCTTCACGGCGTGCTTGCTGGTCGGGATATTTCGACAAGCACACCGACAGCTCCCGATGTATGCGCCGAGCACGCACGAGCTGGTGGAACAGCTGATAACTGACCTGCAGCCGTAG
- a CDS encoding recombinase family protein, producing MRNPAPTAENPISSARPRSPAKCIRQDASSIPVCGIEPASETSQANRTGRAIFGLRAWLADFSKMVEVFERYGVSFVSVTQQFNTTTSMGRLMLNILLSFAQFEREVTGERIRDKIAASKRKGMWMGGVPPLGYDVENRRLVPNEREAKLIRHIFQRFVELGSSTALVKELKLDGVTSKAWTTQDGKTRDGRPIDKGHIYKLLSNRTYLGELRHKDQWCQAEHPPIISRELWDSVHAILETNGRVRGNTTRAKVPYLLKGIVVGNDGRALSPWHTTKKNGRRYRYYVPQRDAKEHAGASGLPRLPAAELESVVLDQLRAILRAPNLLGEMLPQAIKLDPTLDEAKITVAMTRLDAIWDQLFPAEQTRIVKLLVEKVIVSPNDLEVRLRANGIERLVLELRPEPGEQQVEALA from the coding sequence GTGCGGAATCCAGCCCCTACTGCTGAGAATCCTATCAGTTCTGCCCGTCCGAGGTCACCAGCCAAGTGCATCAGACAGGACGCCAGTTCGATTCCCGTTTGCGGAATTGAACCCGCGTCCGAAACCAGTCAAGCCAACCGCACTGGGCGTGCAATCTTCGGTCTTCGAGCTTGGCTGGCGGACTTCTCCAAGATGGTCGAGGTGTTCGAGCGCTACGGCGTGTCGTTCGTGTCGGTCACTCAGCAGTTCAACACGACGACCTCCATGGGCAGGCTGATGCTGAACATCCTGCTGTCTTTCGCCCAGTTCGAGCGCGAGGTCACCGGCGAGCGCATCCGCGACAAGATAGCAGCCAGCAAGCGCAAGGGCATGTGGATGGGCGGCGTACCGCCGCTGGGCTATGACGTCGAGAACCGGCGGTTGGTGCCCAACGAGCGCGAAGCCAAACTGATCCGGCACATCTTCCAGCGATTCGTCGAACTCGGCTCCAGTACTGCCTTGGTCAAGGAGCTGAAGCTGGATGGCGTAACGTCGAAGGCGTGGACCACTCAGGACGGCAAGACCCGCGATGGCAGACCGATCGACAAGGGCCACATCTACAAGCTCCTCAGCAACCGAACCTACCTTGGTGAGTTGCGGCACAAGGACCAGTGGTGCCAGGCCGAACACCCGCCCATCATCAGCCGCGAATTGTGGGACAGCGTCCACGCGATCCTGGAGACGAATGGCCGAGTGCGGGGCAACACGACGCGGGCAAAGGTTCCCTATCTGCTCAAGGGGATCGTGGTCGGCAACGACGGGCGCGCACTGTCGCCGTGGCACACCACCAAGAAGAATGGCCGGCGCTACCGTTACTACGTGCCCCAGCGCGACGCCAAGGAACACGCGGGCGCCTCGGGGTTGCCGCGATTGCCGGCCGCAGAACTCGAATCGGTGGTACTCGATCAACTGCGTGCGATCCTACGTGCACCGAATCTGCTCGGCGAAATGCTGCCGCAAGCGATCAAGCTCGATCCGACCCTGGACGAAGCCAAGATCACCGTGGCCATGACCCGGCTCGACGCGATTTGGGATCAACTTTTCCCGGCCGAGCAGACACGGATCGTGAAATTGCTGGTCGAGAAGGTGATCGTGTCGCCCAACGACCTCGAAGTGCGGCTGCGCGCCAACGGCATCGAACGCCTGGTGCTGGAGTTGCGCCCCGAGCCGGGCGAACAACAAGTGGAAGCACTGGCATGA
- a CDS encoding group I truncated hemoglobin: MKQFKFRPAALAMISGMVLACSAVSAHAGYYEEFGQKQGIANIINDFVGVVAADNRINSYFAHANIPALKAALTNQVCEALGGPCKYTGPAMGPLHHSMGVTQAAFNALTEDLIVAMDQHHVSVPAQNHLIKILAPMSSDIITK, encoded by the coding sequence ATGAAACAGTTTAAATTTCGCCCCGCCGCACTGGCCATGATCAGTGGCATGGTTCTGGCCTGTTCCGCTGTTAGCGCGCACGCCGGATATTACGAAGAATTCGGTCAAAAACAGGGTATCGCCAACATCATCAATGATTTCGTGGGTGTCGTTGCCGCCGATAATCGCATCAACAGCTATTTTGCCCATGCGAACATCCCGGCTCTCAAGGCTGCATTGACCAATCAGGTGTGTGAAGCCTTGGGCGGCCCCTGCAAATACACCGGCCCTGCGATGGGACCATTGCATCACAGTATGGGTGTGACACAGGCGGCATTCAACGCGCTGACTGAGGATTTGATTGTCGCCATGGATCAGCATCACGTCTCTGTTCCAGCACAAAATCATCTCATCAAGATTTTGGCGCCCATGTCGAGTGACATCATCACCAAGTAG